One part of the Coffea eugenioides isolate CCC68of chromosome 10, Ceug_1.0, whole genome shotgun sequence genome encodes these proteins:
- the LOC113748844 gene encoding zinc finger BED domain-containing protein RICESLEEPER 2-like: MYNSFQGSSSSPAMEQTNEDVEQLNYNEERADEMSEEEIEIIEDDGNEGGQQVDGDGGAGPFEKKQRKKKSSIWDEMTEVVLDNGTVKVKCNHCKELFTKSTTGATSQHKRHLTSCLQRKMAIGEQSKQKQQVLSFTEGGSDGITSITNFSYDHAKVRELASHMILAHEYPFSMMEHVVFNKFMKAVSPFYKKINRQTVKEDCMSTYTIEKRKLKSLLKGPGRISITTDLWKSGQKIQYMVVTGHFIDSDWVLQKRVLNFCNVPPPHTGVIIADALSKCFIDWGIENKVSSITVDNASYNDVCIRRLREDFSLRKRLSIGGKIFHVRCCAHILNLLVQDGLGQLGGVIDVVREGIKYLNNSESRLLEFAKIKKQLQLPSRKLILDCPTRWNSTYLMLASGLEFKDVFPRYADIDPGFHYVPTDFEWMKVEEVCKFLGIFHEITDMISGTEYPTSNIFLVELYRIKELLNEKALDPFEHIRAMAGSMSAKFDKYWGESNVLLSLGAILDPRYKMFLINHAFPVIYGEDAAPRFMAEIRDILYELYNEYVDCHVVSHSEQQRQVVKRRQNEGSTSSSKKQKMTAPAVLTGKEKFHMHVSEIDRAPPEKSDLDVYLEESRYACDARANLDVLGWWKGERLRFPILSRMAADILSVPVTTVASESTFSAGGRVIDDRRASMSVETVQMLLCGNDWIRSLHGLKNKSRESLDVAESITFEEVELPESFND, encoded by the exons ATGTACAACTCATTTCAAGGTTCATCATCAAGTCCTGCGATGGAGCAAACTAATGAAGACGTGGAACAATTGAATTACAACGAAGAAAGAGCTGATGAAATGAGTGAAGAAGAAATAGAAATAATAGAAGATGATGGCAATGAAGGAGGACAGCAAGTAGATGGAGATGGAGGAGCTGGTCCTTTTGAGAAAaagcaaaggaagaagaaatccAGCATATGGGATGAGATGACTGAAGTAGTGCTAGATAATGGGACGGTCAAAGTGAAGTGCAACCATTGCAAGGAGCTTTTCACCAAGAGTACAACCGGAGCCACATCTCAGCACAAGAGACACCTGACTTCTTGCCTCCAAAGAAAGATGGCCATTGGGGAGCAAAGCAAACAAAAGCAACAAGTGCTTTCATTCACCGAAGGTGGAAGTGATGGTATCACTTCCATCACAAATTTCTCGTATGATCATGCCAAGGTAAGAGAGCTTGCGTCACACATGATTCTTGCACATGAGTACCCATTTTCTATGATGGAGCATGTAGTTTTCAACAAATTCATGAAAGCAGTTTCTCCGTTTTATAAAAAGATTAATCGGCAGACTGTTAAGGAAGATTGTATGAGTACTTATACAATTGAAAAAAGGAAGCTGAAATCATTGTTGAAAGGTCCTGGTAGGATTAGTATTACAACTGATTTGTGGAAATCTGgtcaaaaaattcaatatatgGTTGTGACTGGTCATTTTATTGATTCTGATTGGGTGCTTCAAAAACGTGTGTTGAATTTTTGCAATGTTCCTCCTCCTCATACTGGAGTTATTATAGCTGATGCTCTAAGTAAGTGCTTCATTGATTGGGGGATTGAGAATAAGGTTTCTAGCATAACTGTTGATAATGCTTCATACAATGATGTGTGCATTAGGAGACTTAGAGAGGATTTTTCTCTAAGAAAGAGATTAAGTATTGGAGGAAAAATTTTTCATGTTAGATGTTGTGCACATATACTTAATCTCTTAGTGCAAGATGGTCTTGGTCAACTTGGTGGTGTGATTGATGTTGTTAGAGAAGGGATAAAATACTTGAACAATTCAGAATCTAGGCTTCTTGAATTTGCCAAAATTAAAAAACAGCTTCAGTTGCCCTCTAGAAAACTAATTTTGGACTGTCCAACAAGGTGGAATAGCACCTATTTGATGTTAGCTTCAGGTTTAGAGTTCAAGGATGTCTTTCCAAGATATGCAGACATAGACCCTGGATTTCACTATGTTCCTACTGATTTTGAGTGGATGAAAGTGGAAGAAGTGTGCAAATTTCTAGGAATATTTCATGAAATCACTGATATGATTTCCGGGACTGAGTATCCAACATCTAACATTTTTCTTGTGGAGCTCTATAGGATTAAAGAGCTTTTAAATGAAAAAGCTCTTGATCCTTTTGAGCATATTCGGGCAATGGCTGGAAGTATGTCTGCTAAATTTGATAAGTATTGGGGGGAAAGTAATGTGCTGCTATCTTTGGGTGCAATTTTGGATCCGAGATACAAAATGTTCCTTATTAATCATGCTTTTCCGGTGATTTATGGTGAGGATGCAGCTCCTAGATTCATGGCTGAGATTAGAGACATTCTTTATGAGCTTTACAATGAATATGTTGATTGTCATGTTGTTTCCCATTCTGAACAACAAAGGCAGGTTGTAAAAAGGAGACAAAATGAAGGTTCTACTTCTTCTAGTAAGAAACAGAAAATGACTGCACCCGCCGTTTTAACTGGCAAAGAAAAGTTTCACATGCATGTGAGTGAAATTGATAGGGCTCCACCAGAAAAATCAGATTTAGATGTTTATTTAGAGGAAAGTAGGTATGCTTGTGATGCAAGGGCAAATCTGGATGTTTTGGGTTGGTGGAAAGGAGAAAGATTGAGATTTCCCATCTTGTCGAGGATGGCTGCCGATATACTCTCCGTTCCTGTTACCACTGTGGCTTCAGAATCTACCTTCAGCGCTGGAGGGAGAGTAATTGATGATCGACGAGCTTCTATGTCGGTTGAGACGGTGCAAATGTTGCTTTGTGGCAACGATTGGATCCGCAGTCTTCATGGCCTAAAGAATAAGTCTCGT GAATCACTTGATGTGGCCGAATCAATCACATTTGAAGAAGTTGAACTTCCTGAATCATTCAATGACTAA